From the genome of Candidatus Coatesbacteria bacterium:
AGGAGAGCTGCCCCTAGTACGAGAGGATTGGGGTGGACGAACCTCTAGTGTACCGGTTGTCGCGCCAGCGGCACCGCCGGGTAGCTATGTTCGGACCGGATAAGCGCTGAAAGCATCTAAGCGCCAAGCCGCCTCCAAAACGGGTCTTCCCGGGGCCTCGAGCCCCCTAAAGGCACCTCGGAGACTACGAGGTCGATAGGACGCTGGTGTACGCACAGCGATGTGTTCAGCCTAGCGTTACTAATCTGCCGTGAGGCTTGACCATCATCTAACCAAACGGTCGGGACCCTCCACCGGTCCCGGCCGACGAACTCCTACGTAACTCATTTACGCCGCATCCCAAAGTGCGCAACCGACCAAACCTGCTTCCATCACCGAGCGTAACGGCTTGGTCTTTTGGTGGCGATAGCGGAGGGGAAACACCCGTTCCCATTCCGAACACGGAAGTAAAGCCCTCCAGCGCCGATGGTACTGCAGGGGTAACTCTGTGGGAGAGTAGGTCACTGCCAAGAGGCCATTATTAAAGGGGACCGGACTTGTCCGGTCCCCTTTTTACTATAGAGATCGTCAACCGTGTTCGGAGCGCTACCTGTCTGTAACCTGCTGATAACATACGGGATGGGCTGTTTTTCTGTCCGCGCTATAGGCTGTATTTTCCCTGGGGTAAATGGAAGAGATACGTGAATGATTATACGCACAGGCTAAAATATACAAAGCTCGCTAAAGATAAGAAAATGATAGCCCGTTTTTCTGTCCAGGTGTTTCAGCGGTACGGGTCGCCAAGGACCTGGGCATTCATCGCAATACGGCATATCGTTACGACAAGCGAATCCGTGAGCGCCTCGCCGCCGCTCGCCAGGCCGAGCTAGACCCGACGATCTACACCGTTACGCCGACGGCCGGCGGGCCTGGACGAAACTGTCGCTCAACGGTTTACACCACAGGCGGAACAAGCACCAGAAAGAGTTCGCCAACGGAAAGAACCATATCAACGGTGTCGAGAGCTTCAGGGGCTACGCCAAACGACGGCTAAAGGCCTCTCACGGCGGCTTTAAACGCAACTTCAGGAGCTTTGTCAGAGAAAGGTCGTTCCGCTTCGACCGTCTAGTCGATAAAAAACGCGCTCAACTACCTCAGGAGCAGACTTCGCGCTTGTTGATAATGAGGTAATAATCCCATACTCTTTGGCCACTTCGCACTGTGGCTTTACCCGGTGGGAGGGCGCTCCCCGATATCCCGTCAGCGAAAACCGCGCGGGCCCCTGCCAAGAGGCCATTATTAGGGAGGTCGGATTTTTCCGACCTCTCTTTTTAATATCTCACCACTGCAGCTTTACCCGGTGGGAGGGCGCTCTCTAAATTATTGATAAGGTGCAATTATGTGGTGATGGATGTAGGATCGGGATTTTAATCCCGACCGCGTAATCGAAAAGGGCGGGACTGAAGCCCCGCCCCTACATTAGCAACTCTCTCAATGGATCACTACTGGGATAGGTATGATGATCGATGGCCGATGAACGTCGAATGGCGGAGACGGAGTCCCCGCGCTACAGAGCAAGCCCGTAGGGGCGATGAGTCCCCGGTCGCCCGCGATTTGTGCTATTGGGTTGTTTACCCCTCACCCTGACCCGTGGGCGATGCTCCTCCCCATGGGGGAGAGGGGAACCGGTTGATTATCAAATGACGTGTGGCACGGGTTCTAGAGACCCGTGCGCGGCCCGTCAGGGCCGCTTATTGTTTGGCGTTCGATGCCATCAATACCATACCGTCCACCATTGCCCCTGTAGGGTCGGGATTTTAATCCCGACCGCGTAATCGAAAACGGGCGGGACTGAAGCCCCGCCCCTACATTAGCAACTCTCTCAGTGGATCACTACCGGGATAGGTATGATGATCAATGGCCGATGAACGTCGAATGGCGGGGACGGAGTCCCCGCGCTACAGAGCATGCACGTAGGGGCGATGAGTCCCCGGTCGCCCGCGTTATTTGTAATCGGGAGGGTTGACCCTCACCCTGACCCGTGGGATGAATCCGCCGGTGTCCGGCCGTGTCATAATCGGCTTCGTATCGTTCCGCTTTTGTTACAATCGGCATTCACCGACGCCCCACCAACCCAAGGAGCCCGATGCCCTACTGGCTGGAGCTGATCATCGGTATCGCCGCCCTGATCCTGGGCGCCGACCTGCTGGTCCGCGGCGCGGCGACCATCGCCCGCGGCCTCGGAGTGGCGCCCATCGTCATCGGGCTGACCCTGGTGGCCTACGGCACCTCGGCGCCGGAGTTCGCCGTCAGCGCCACGGCGACCCTGCGCGGCGTGGGCTCGATCGCCCTGGGCAACGCCCTGGGCTCCAACGTGGCCAATATCGGCCTGGTGCTGGGGGTCTCGGCCCTGCTACGGCCGATCACCGTCGAGCGGAACATCGTCAAGCGCGAGGCGCCCCTGCTGGTGCTCGTCGCCCTGTTGTTCCCCCTGGTCTTCCTCGACGGCTACCTGGCCCGCTGGGAGGGCCTGCTGGCCTTCGCCGGCGGGATCGCCTTCACCGTCTGGAGCCTGAAAACCTCCAAGAAGCGCGAGAACGTCCCCGAAAAGATCGAGCTCGAGGCCAAGTCCTGGCTGGTCAACCTGCTGTTCGTCGGCCTGGGCGTCACCGGACTGGTCTTCGGCGGCGACTGGATCGTCAACGGCGCCGGCGAGCTGGCCCTGCGCCTGGGGCT
Proteins encoded in this window:
- a CDS encoding calcium/sodium antiporter, translating into MPYWLELIIGIAALILGADLLVRGAATIARGLGVAPIVIGLTLVAYGTSAPEFAVSATATLRGVGSIALGNALGSNVANIGLVLGVSALLRPITVERNIVKREAPLLVLVALLFPLVFLDGYLARWEGLLAFAGGIAFTVWSLKTSKKRENVPEKIELEAKSWLVNLLFVGLGVTGLVFGGDWIVNGAGELALRLGLSPRVIALTVVAVGTSLPELATSVTAMIRDESDIAIGNIIGSNLFNLLFVLGGAVGLAPVTLEAEIVAWPGVWFDAAVGLGLAVLLWPFASSKLTLERWEGGILLAAYAAYIYFSITLG